A segment of the Streptomyces sp. P9-A2 genome:
GTCGCTGGGCTCGCTCGCCGTGACCGGCAACGCCTTCAAACGCGCCGGGGCGGGCATCCCGCTGGTGCACGGCACGCCGATGCCGTTCGACAACTACTTCGACGGCGCGGTCGAGGACTTCCTGTGGTTCGAGCGGCTCCTGGAGGACCAGGGCTCCGGCCTCAACAAGCCCGCCGCGGTGATCGTCGAGACGGTGCAGGGCGAGGGCGGCATCAACGTCGCCCGGCCCGAGTGGCTGCGTGCCCTGGCCGAGCTGTGCGAACGCCAGGACATGCTGCTGATCGTCGACGACATCCAGATGGGCTGCGGCCGTACCGGCGCCTTCTTCTCCTTCGAGGAGGCCGGCATCACGCCCGACATCGTCACCGTCTCCAAGTCGATCAGCGGCTACGGACTGCCGATGGCACTGACCCTGTTCAAGCCCGAGCTGGACATCTGGGAGCCGGGCGAGCACAACGGCACCTTCCGCGGCAACAACCCGGCCTTCGTCACGGCGACCGCCGCCCTGGAGGCCTACTGGGCCGACGGGTCGGCGATGGAGAAGCAGACCCGGGCCCGCGGTGAGCAGGTGGAGCAGGCGATGGCCGCCATCTCCGAGGAGAACCCCGCCGCCGTGAAGGAGTACCGCGGTCGCGGGCTCGTGTGGGGCATGGAGTTCCACGACAAGGCGCGGGCCGGACGCATCGCCGCGCGCGCCTTCGAGCTCGGGCTGCTGATCGAGACGTCCGGCCCGGAGGGCGAGGTCGTCAAGCTGCTCCCGGCTCTGACCATCACGCCGGAGGAACTGGACGAGGGGTTGACCACACTGGCCCGCGCCGTCCGCGAGACCGCCTGACCGTCCTGACCGTCCTGACCGCCGGAATGTTCCGGCCGGTCCGGGCCACCCGGACCAGGGTGACCACCTGAATCGTCTGCCGAACCGTCCGGGTCCCGGGCCGAGGCCCGGGACCCGGACAGCCGGCAGGCAGTACCAGCACCACCACCGAGGAGGCATCGCAGCACCGTGATTGTCCGTTCCTTCAAGGAGATCGAAGGTACCGACCGGCACGTGAAGTCCGCGTCCGGTACCTGGGAGAGCAAGCGCATCGTCCTCGCCAAGGAGAACGTCGGTTTCTCCCTGCACGAGACCATCCTGTACACCGGTACGGAGACGACGATGTGGTACGCGAACCACATCGAGGCCGTCGTCTGCGTGGAAGGAGAGGCAGAACTCACCGACCACGACTCCGGGCTGACGCACACGATCACGCCCGGGACGATGTACCTCCTCGACGGGCACGAGAAGCACACGCTGCGGGTGAAGAAGGACTTCCGCTGCCTCTGCGTCTTCAACCCACCCGTGACCGGACGGGAGGACCACGACGAGAACGGCGTATACCCGCTGCTCACCGAGGAGGTGTGAGGTTCCATGACCACCGCGACCACCAGCACCCAGACTCACGTCCCCGACCTCTATCCCACCCGAGGCAACGCCGAGGTGCTCACGCCCCGGCAGGACCCGGTCGTCTGGGGCGCCCCCGACGCCCCCGGTCCGATCGCTCCGGCCGACCTCGGATCGTTCGAGCGTGACGGCTTCCTCGCCATCGATCAGCTGATCACCGACGACGAGGTCACCGTCTACCGGGACGAACTGAACCGGCTGGTCTCCGACCCGGCGATCCGGGCCGACGACCGGTCGGTCGTCGAGCCGCAGTCCAAGGAGATCCGGTCGGTCTTCGAGGTCCACCGGATCAGTGAGGTGTTCGCGCGGCTCGTGCGCGACGAACGCGTCGTCGGCCGGGCCCGGCAGATCCTCGGCTCCGACGTGTACGTCCACCAGTCACGGATCAACGTCAAGCCGGGCTTCGGGGCCAGTGGCTTCTACTGGCACTCGGACTTCGAGACCTGGCACGCCGAGGACGGTCTGCCGCGGATGCGGGCGGTGTCGGTGTCGATCGCGCTCACCGAGAACCTCGACACCAACGGCGGGCTCATGATCATGCCGGGGTCGCACAAGACGTTCCTCGGGTGTGCGGGGGCCACGCCGAAGGACAACTACAAGAAGTCGCTGCAGATGCAGGACGCGGGCATCCCCACCGACGAGGGGCTGACCTCGCTGGCGTCCGAGTACGGCATCAAGCTGTTCACCGGCAGGGCCGGCTCGGCGACCTGGTTCGACTGCAACTGCATGCACGGTTCCGGGGACAACATCACACCGTTCCCGCGCAGCAACGTGTTCATTGTGTTCAACAGCGTCGACAACACGGCCGTGGAGCCGTTCGCGGCGCCGGTCCGGCGGCCCGACTACATCGGGGCCCGGGACTTCACTCCGGTGAAGTGAGCACCTCGGCCTGAACGCGCCGGCGTGAATACGCCGTCGGGGCCATGACTGCGGGCCGGGCCTCCTCGTGTGGGACGGGGGGCACCGGCCCGCTGCCGTGTCCGTGGAAGCGGACGCGAACGCGAACGCGAACGCCGGCGCCGGCGCCGGGCTCAGCCGGGCAGCGCCTCCAGCAACCGGTCCACGTCGGCCGGGGTGTTGTAGAGGTGGAAGGACGCCCGCAGACGGCCGGCCCGGGCGGACAGGGCGAATCCCGCCCTGCTCAGCTCCGGCTGGAGACGGTCCAGTCCCGGCACGGACACGATGGCCGAACCGGGTGCGGGCACGGGCTCGTGGCCCAGCGCGACGAGCCCCGCGCGGAAGCGGTCGGCGAGGGAGACATCGTGGGCGTGCACGGCGTCCACGCCGATCTCCTCGATGAGTTCGAGGGAGGCCCGCAGCCCCGCGTAGGTGAAGAGGGCGGGGCTCGTGTCGAACCGGCGGGCGGAGTGGGCGAGTTCGGCGACGGGCCCGTAGGCGCTCTCCCAGGGCTTCTCCGCCGCGGCCCAGGCCGACTGTACGGGGGCCAGGTCGCCGAAGTCCTCCGGTACGGCCAGGAAGGCTCCGCCGTGCGGGCCCAGCAGCCACTTGTAGACGATGGCGACGGAGTAGTCGAAGCCGTCGGCGTCGACCGGCAGCCAGCCGATCGCCTGGGAGAGGTCGACATAGGTGCGCGCGCCGTGTTCCCGGGCCGCCTCGCGCAGCGCGGGCAGATCGGCGATCCGGCCGTCGGCGGACTGTACGGCGCTGACGGCGACGAGGGCGGTGTCCGGGCCGACGGACTCGGCGAGCCGCTCCAGCGGCACGGCCCGCACCTTGAGGTCACCGCGGACGTGGAACGGGTTGACCACCGAGGCGAAGTCGTTCTCGACGGTGAGCACCTCGGCGCCCGGTCGCAGTGAGGCCGCGATCAGCGCGGTGTACAGGGTGACGGTGGCCCCGACCGCCACGCGCTCGACGGGGACGCCGGCCAGCCGGGCGTACGCGGCCCGGCTCGCCTCGACGTCGTCGTACAGCGGATCCAGCGGACGGCCCTCCGCCCTCAGCCGCACCGCGTCCTGGAGAGCGGTCACCGTACGGGCGGGCAGGAGGGCGTTGGTGGCGGTGTTCAGGAAGGTGCTCTTCGGGGTGAACTCGGCACGGACGAGATGCTCGAAGGTCTCTAAGTTCTTCATGGGACCACTCTGCGGTCCCGGGATCTCCCCGTCCATCGGCTTGTTCTGCGCGAAACCGCCAAGGAACCCTTATGAATACGCCCTGACCTGCAAAGACGTGGCACGGTGGGTTCGGCTCGGCGGTTTCGGCTCGGCCGGTTCAGGTCTGCGGCACCGCGCAGCCGTCGGGGCCGCAGGCCTCCGCCTCACCCTCGACGATCTTCAGCTGCGGACGCGCGTCCCAGGCCTGGGTCAGTGCCTGGGTGAACACCTCGGCGGGCTGGGCGCCGGAGACGCCGTACGTGCGGTCGAGGACGAAGAAGGGCACGCCCCGCGCGCCGAGTTCCGCGGCCTCCCGCTGGTCCTCGCGCACCTCGGCGGCGTACGCGTCCGGGTCGGCGAGGACCGCGCGGGCGGCGTCGGTGTCGAGGCCGGCGGCGCCGGCGAGTTCGAGGAGGCGTTCGTCGTCGCCGAAGACGGACCGCTCCTCGGCGAAGTTCGCCTTGTAGAGCAGGTCGAGCAGCTCCACCTGGCGGCCCTTCTCGCGGGCGAAGTGCAGCAGGCGGTGCATGTCCAGGGTGCCGCCGTGGTCGCGGCCCCGGGTGCGGTACGGCAGCCCCTCGGCGGCGGCCTGGGCGCCCAGGTTGTCCTCGCCGGCCTCGGCCTGCGCCTGGCTCATGCCGTACTTCTGGGTGAGCATCGAGAGCACGGGCTGGATGTCGTCCTTGGCCCGGCCCGGGTCCAGCTCGAAGGAGCGGTGCACCACCTCGACGTCGTCCCGGTGCGGGAACTCGCCGAGCGCCTTCTCGAAGCGGGCCTTGCCCACGTAGCACCAGGGGCAGGCGATGTCCGACCAGATCTCGACACGCATCGTTGAGGCACTCTCCCAGTCGTGGGGCACGGAGACTCCCTCCGCCGACTGTGTGAACCTTCAACCGGTGCGGTTCATTCCCCGGGCACCGCGAAACGCAGGAACAGGTGGTGGTCGTCGGGAGCGGGTAGATGTGCCGGGTCGGGGGTCCAGCCCAGGCGGGCGTAGAAGGCCTGGGCCCGGTGGTTGTCGACGTGCACGTCGAGTACGGCGGTGCGCAGGCCGTTCGCCCGCCATTCCGCGACGCAGGCCGTGTGCAGGGCCGTGCCGGTCCCGGTGCGCCAGTGGCCGGGGTCGACGTGGAACTGGAACAGTTTGACCGTGCCGGCGGGGGCGCCCGGCGGGGTGCGGAAGGAGGCGAGGCCGGTCAGGCGTCCGTCCCGCACCGCGCACAGCACCCGCCCGTCGGGGCGCGCGATCGCCTCCCGCCAGACGGCCGGCCAGTCGGTGCCGTCGTCGGGGATGCCGTCCGGGTAGTACGTGGAGCGGGCCCGCAGATGCAGCGCGGCGATGTCGGCGGCCTCGGCGGCGAGGGCGGTCCTGATCACGGGGGAGTCCGCCGTCCGATGCGTTGTGGTCATGCGGCTCAGGACATGCGCGGCCGGGACGGCGGTTCCCCGGCGGGCGGCGCTCCCCGACCGGGTCCCGGGGCTCCGCCGCTCCCGCTCTCAGTTGCCGTCGCGCAGGTCCTGCGGCCAGTTCGGCCGGAACTCGATGTGGTCGTAGGTGACCACGCAGCCCTCGCCCATCGGGGACTGGGTCATGAAGCCGACGAGGGCGGCTCCCGTCTCCTTCTCCGCGTCGAGGGTGAAGAGGCGGACGAAGGTCCAGTGCTCACCGTCGAGGGAGGCGTGGAAGGCGAAGGCACGGCCGGTGCGGCTGACCCGCAGCCATACGGAACTGCCGTCCACGGTGAAGGAGTTGGCGTCATCGGAGTGGCCCCGGGTGACGACCGTGCACACGGTGGGCACGTCCGGGGAGTACTCCAGGCACAGCTTGGCCCAGTTCCGTTCGCCGGTGTGGACGTAGAGCACTCCGGCGTCGAAGGCGGCGGAGAAGCCGACGGTGACCCGGGCTATCAGCTGGAAGTCGCCCTCGGGGGCGCCCAGGAGACGGGGTGCGTCGGCGGCGGAGTCCAGTGACTCCCCGGTGGGCGGTACGAAGCGGTCCTGGCGCGGTCCGGCCCAGCCGGTGAGGATGCCGTCCTCGTGGGACCAGTGCCCGTCGGGACCGTAGGTGCGCAGGGGAAAAGGCAGTTGGGGAAGCTCGACGTCCATGGGAGGAGTCTCGCAGGTCCCCCGCCCGCGCGGGGCCCGCCCGGCGGATCGTGCCGGACGGGCCCCTGTGCACGCGGTGGACCTGCCCCGCCGGGCGCGGTCAGCGCTCCAGGCGGCCGTTGAACCGACGGGGCAGCCCGAGCGGGTTGTCGTCCCGCAGCTCCTGCGGCAGGAGGGCTTGCGGAGTGTTCTGGTAGGCGACGGGGCGCAGCCAGCGCTCGATGGCGGTGCCGCCGACCGAGGTGGAGGTGGAGGTCGTCGCCGGGTAGGGGCCGCCGTGGTGCTGGGCGGGGGCGACCGCGACACCGGTCGGCCAGGCGTTGACGAGTACCCGGCCGGCGAGCGGGGTCAGCTCGTCGAGGATCTCCGCGCCCCGGCCCTGTCCCGCGCCCTCCTCCTCGGAGAGGTGGACGGTGGCGGTGAGGTTGCCGGGGAGGCGGGTCAGGACGGAGCGGACCTCCGCGTCGTCCTCGTAGCGGACCACGACGGTGACCGGGCCGAAGCACTCCTCCAGAAGGAGGTCGTGTTCGCCTTCCGCGGCGAGTCTGCTCGCCGGGACGGTGAGGAAGCCGGCGCTGACGGTGTGCTCGCCGCCCGCGCCCGGTGTCACCGGGGACTCCACGTCGGGCAGTTGGGCCCGCTCGGCGACGCCGGCGACGAAGTTGTCGCGCATGCGGTGGTCGAGCAGGACCCCGGCGTCGGTGTCGCTGACGGCGTCGGTCAGGGACTTGACCAGGCGGTCGCCGGCCGCGCCCGCCGGGGCGAGGACGAGACCCGGCTTCACGCAGAACTGGCCGACGCCGAGCGTCATCGAACCGGCGAGCCCGGCGCCGATCTCCTCGGCGCGCTCGGCGGCGGCGGCCTCCGTGACGAGGACCGGGTTCAGGGAGCCCAGTTCGCCGTGGAACGGGATCGGGACCGGGCGGGCGGCCGCCGCGTCGAAGAGGGCGCGTCCGCCGCGTACCGAGCCGGTGAAGCCGGCCGCCGTGACCAGCGGGTGCCGGACCAGCTCGACGCCGGCCTCGAAGCCGTGCACCAGACCGAGTACGCCCTCGGGGATGTCGTGCCGGGCTGCCGCCCGGCGCAGCACCTTGGCGACCAGCTCGGACAGGCCGGGATGGTCGGGGTGGGCCTTGACGACCACGGGGCAGCCGGCCGCGAGGGCGCTCGCGGTGTCGCCGCCGGGGACGGAGAAGGCGAAGGGGAAGTTGGAGGCCGAGTAGACGGCTACGACACCCAGCGGGACCTTGTGGCGGCGCAGGTCCGGGACGGGCGGGGTCGCGGTGTCGTCGGGGTGGTTGATGACGACGTCGAGGAAGGCGCCCTCGTCGACGAGGTCGGCGAAGGCCCGCAACTGGTAGCAGGTGCGGGCGAGTTCGCCGTTGAGGCGGACCGGTCCGAGCGCGGTCTCGGCATCGGCGACCTCGACGAGCGTGCCCTTGGCGGCCTCGAGTTCGCCGGCGGCCGAGCGCAGGAAGGCCGAGCGGACGGTGCGGTCGGCCAGCGCGCCCCGCGCCTCGTGGGCGGCCCGGACGGTGGCGTCCACCTCCTGGGCCGTGGCCTCCACCGCGACCTGTTCGCGCTGCTTCCCGGTTCGGGGGTCGACACTCCAGACTGGTGCTGCTGCCACCGCGAGTCCCTCCGCTCGACTGCCGCTTGCAATGCCGCAGTATGTACGTCATCCACCAGGAGTGTTCGATATACTGAACGCTGTCTCTGATGATGAATATGCTGTTGGAGACTATAACTTCAGCTCCTCGTCGAACGAAGGGTCAAGGGCATGTCGGCTGGCGAGACGGGCGGCGGCGCGCAGGTCAAGTCCGCGGTGCGGACCGTTGAACTGCTGGAGTACTTCGCCGGGCGCCCCGGCATGCATTCCCTGGCGACGGTCCAGGAGGCCGTCGGCTACCCCAAGTCGAGTCTCTACATGCTGCTGCGCACCCTCGTCGACCTCGGCTGGGTGGAGACGGACGCGACGGGCACGCGGTACGGCATCGGCGTGCGGGCGCTGCTCGTGGGCACGTCGTACATCGACGGGGACGAGGTCGTGGCGGCGGCCCGGCCCACGCTGGACCGGCTGTCGGACGACACCACGGAGACGATCCACCTCGCCCGGCTCGACGGCACCAACGTGGTGTATCTGGCCACCCGGCAGTCGCAGCACTATCTGCGCCCGTTCACCCGGGTCGGCCGCCGGCTGCCCGCGCACTCGACGTCGCTCGGCAAGGCGCTGCTGAGCACGTACACGGACGAGCAGGTGCGCAAGATGCTCCCGCAGACGCTGCCCGCCCTCACCGAGCACACGATCACCGACCGGGAGAAGCTCATCGGGGAGCTGCACCAGGTGCGGGAGCAGGGCTTCGCGGTGGACCGCGAGGAGAACACGCTGGGGCTGCGCTGCTTCGGGGTGGCGATCCCGTACCGCACCCCCGCGCGGGACGCGATCAGCTGCTCGGTGCCGGTCGCCCGGCTCACCCCCGCACACGAGCAGATGGTCAAGGACGCCCTGTTCGACGCGCGCGACCGGCTGACGCTGGCCACCCGGAGGCTCTGACCGTGACCGGCCCGGAGATCGCCCTGCGCGCGGTGCACGACAGCGACCTGCCGGTCTTCTACCGCCGGTCGAACGATCCGGAGTCCCTGCGCATGGCGGCCTTCACCGCCGAGGACCCGGCCGACCGGGAGGCCTTCGAGGCCCACTGGGCGCGGATCCGCACCGCGCCGGACGTCGTCGCACGCACGGTGCTGTGCGACGGTGACGTGGTGGGCCACGCGGCGGTGTACGGGACGGTGGGCGGGCGCGAGGTGACGTACTGGGTCGACCGCGCGTACTGGGGCAGGGGCATCGCCACCGCCGCCCTGCGCGCCCTGCCGGCCGAGGTGACCGAGCGTCCGCTGCACGCACGCGTGGCCGCGGACAACGCGAGGTCGCTGCGGGTCCTGGAGAAGTGCGGCTTCCGGGTCGTCGCGCGGGAGACGGGGTACGCGCCGGCGCGGGGCGCCGAGACCGACGAACTCGTCCTCGTGCGCGTCCTCGCGACGGCCGGCTGATCCCTGCCGCTCCCCCGAACGGCGTTTTCCGGGCGGCCGGTTGCCCGATATCCGGTTCCGGGCGATCAATTCGTCAAGGCGCTGAACCTTTCCGGCCGAACAGCCGTCTGAACATGTGACGGGCCGCCCCATCCCCCCGGGGCGGTCCGTCGCTTTCCGTCGGCGCCGGGTCCGCCCGTGCCGCCGGACCGGACACGCCCCGCCGACCGTCGGACAGGCCCTGCCGCGCACCCGGGATCCGCTCGATCGGGTCGATCGCGAAGTGCACCGGGAACAGGGTCGAGGTCCCCGCAGGAGCCGGTGGATCTCCTTCGCCCCGCCCGGCACCGCCTGGATCAGAGGGCCGGGAGTCCGGCTCGCCGGCCGCCTGTGGCGAGTCGGACATGGCGAACTCTCCTCGGCACCCGAGTGGTTGCCGGCGGGCATTGGTGCTCACCGACGCCCGATCGGTCCATGAGTGGATGCCGACCGGATCGCACCCGCGTCGGATCGCGTTCGGACGCGCTTCGTGGTACGGATCCGGGTGACGGCCTGTCGTTCACCGTTCGGACCTCCGGACGGGCCCCTGGATGATCACTGCTACGCTCCGGATCTCGCGGCCGGTCCACTCCGGACGTTCACATGTCATCTACATGACACGCACCGTCACGTGCCGGGGCTCACGGGCCCCGGAACCGCAGCGAGGGGAGGTGGCCCATGGGCACGCTCATCGACGACGCCGCCTCCGTGGAGTTCCATGCCTTCTTCGAGCGTCACTACGCCGAACTGTCGCGGCTGGCCGCCCTGCTGACGGGCGACGCGGACACCGCCGACGACCTGGCGGCGGACGCCCTGCTGGCGTTGTGGCACCGCTGGGACCGGGTGCGCGCCGCCGACCATCCGGTGGCGTACGCGCGGGGCGTGGTCGCCAACCTGGCCCGCACCCGTATACGCAGCGCGGTGCGCGAGCGGCGCCGGATCGCCCTGTTCTGGTCGCAGCGCGAGGAGCGGGCCGAGAACCCGGACGTCGCGGGCGTGGTGGATGTGCGGGAGGCGTTGCGCAGGCTGCCGTTCCGCAAGCGGGCGTGCGTGGTGCTGCGGCACGCCTTCGACCTGTCGGAGAAGGACACCGCGCTCGCCCTGGGCGTCTCGGTGGGTACGGTGAAGAGCCAGACCTCGAAGGGGATGGCCGAACTGCAGCGGCTGCTGGGCACGGCGGAGGTGCCACGGCGGGTGCACGCCGCGGTGGGGTGCCCGGGGAAACCCGTCGGCGAGGACACGGGAAGGGACCGATGACGATGCGTCGGGACGTGCACGACGAGCTGCGCGCCCGGCTGCACGAGGCGGCCGGGGAGCACGAGCCCGACCGGGAGCGCATTCTGGCCCGGGTCGAACGCGGCATGGCCGGCCCGGCACGGCCCGACCGCCGGGCCACGCGCCCGCCGGTGTTCGGATGGCTCCGGGTGGTGGGCACGACGGCCGCGGTGGGCGGAGTGCTCGCGGTGGGCGGCTTCGCGGTCGCGTCCGTGGTGACGGACGAGGAGCCTCCCGCGCAGCGGCAGGTGGCGGTCTCGCCGACCTCGGAGCCCGCGCCGTCACCGGACGCGACGAGCCGGGCGCCCCTTCCTCCGGCGCGGCCGTCGGCGGACGCTCCCGAGGAGACCGGCGAGCCGGGTTCGGCACCGGCCCGGACGCCGGGGGCGGAGACGGGGACGGGGACGCCCACGGCGAAGGCCCCGGGGGCCGCTCCACAGTCCGGGGGCGTCGAGGACGGGCCGTTGTGGTCGGACGGCTCGGTGGACCGGCACAGCAACGAGTTCTGGGCGCAGAGCAATGTCACCCTGAAGACCGCCGAGCGGCTGACCGCGCTCACCGTGGAACTGCGGATCGCGCAGACCGGCGGGGTCTCCTCCACGGGTGCCTGGCGTTCCCTTCCCGAGAAGGACTTCAGCCTGACGACCGGCGAACGGGGCGGCTTCGTCGTCTACACCTGGACGCTAAGGAAGGGCCGTACGGTCGCGCCGGGCGAGTGGGTCTTCGCGGGGCAGTACGACCACGCGCGGGGCGGCCGGGACGCCAGGGCCGACACGTACACCGCTACGGCTGCCGTCGGATCCGAACGGCTTCTGGTCGGCGGCGACTTCGCGGCCCGGGGCGACTGAGGTCCGGTGCGAGCCCCGTCGTTCGCCCGCGGGGCGGCGACGGCCCGGAAGGAGCCGGAAAAAATACTCCCGGTCGCGGCAACCCTTTCCCGCCGTGCGGCAACCAAGAGGCGAAACGATTCTCCTCACGCAAGGAACAAGCATGACTGCACGAGCCGAACAGCCCGTCTCCCACCGCCGCCGGACCGGCAGGAGGCGTGCGGTGATCGCCGGAGTCTCCGCGCTCGGCGTCACGGGTGCGGCGATCTTCACCTCGACGATGCTGTCCACCGCGAGCGCCGCCTCCTCGTGGCCCTCGGACACCGGCGGCAAGCCGGTCTCGAAGACCGTCCCGGTCTCCGGGACCCTCGACGGCGGCATGAAGAAGTACTACGGCACCGGCTCCCTGGGCGGCGACAGCCAGGACGAGGGCCAGGACCCGGTCTTCGAACTGGCCGACGGCGCCACGCTCAAGAACGTCATCATCGGCACCCCCGCCGCCGACGGCGTGCACTGCAAGGGCAGTTGCACGCTGCAGAACGTGTGGTGGCTGGACGTCGGCGAGGACGCCGCCAGCTTCAAGGGCAAGTCGTCCTCGGCGCAGTACAAGGTGATCGGCGGCGGCGCGAGGAAGGCCGACGACAAGGTGCTGCAGTTCAACGGCGCCGGCACGCTGACGGTGAGCGGCTTCCAGGTCGAGGACTTCGGCAAGCTGGTGCGCTCCTGCGGCAACTGCAAGACGCAGTACAAGCGCACGATCGTGCTGAAGGACATCGACCTGACGGCTCCCGGCAAGTCGATCGTCGGCATCAACACCAACTACGGGGACACCGCCACGCTGTCGCAGATCCGCATCCACGGGGACGGCAAGAAGAAGATGAAGACCTGCACCCGCTACCAGGGCAACAACACGGGCAAGGAGCCGAAGGACCTCGGCTCCGGCGCCGACGGGAAGTACTGCAAGTTCTCGGACTCGGACATCACGTACAAGTGACCCCGTCGGACACCTGACCGGCGCCGGGCCGCCGTCCCCTCATGGAGCGGGACGGCGGCCCCGCCCCCGTGGCAACCGGCCCGCGTCCGGCCCGCACCGTCACAGGACGGCGGCGAGCCAGGTGTGGACCTCGTCCTGCATCTCCTCGTCGAAGACGTGGCCGCGGTCCGGCCACGTCTTCAGCCGCAGCCGGTGCCCGGCGCCCTGTGAGTGCCACACGGCGCGCAGCTTGTCGTAGGCGGTCCGCACACCGTCGGCGGGGAACAGCGGGTCGTGCCCGCCGTGGAAGAACAGCATCGGCTTGGGTGCGGCGATGCTCGCCACGTCGGGGATGTCCAGGTGCCGGCTGAGACCGGGATGGAGCATGTGGAACGCCGACTGCCCGCGCAGCGTGTTGTTGCCGGGCACCATCATCTCCTTCAGGCCGGTCATCCAGCACACGCTCGCCGCGACCGCGATGCGGTCGCTGAGCGCGGCCGCCTGCCAGGCCCGGTAGCCGCCCATGGAGAAGCCCAGGGCGGCCACCCGGCCGGCGTCCACCCGCTCGAGGCCGGCCAGGAAGGCGGCGGCGCGCTGGTCCTCGCGGGCGTGGAGTCCGGCGAGCGAGGAGCCGAGGTGGAAGAGGTTGCTCGCCAGTTCCTGCTGCCGTTCGTAGGCCAACGGCCCCCGCTCCCCCCATCCGAGGGCGTCCAGACAGAGCACGACATGGCCGCGCCGGGCGAGTTCGTCGCCGACGAAGCGTCCGCCGAAGTGCCGCGCGGCCCACTGCTCGGCGGAGGCGAGCCGGGTGTCGTCGTACCAGGGCCGGACGCACTTCTCCTTGCCGATGTCGAAGCGGGAGCCGTGGTCGTGCAGGAGCAGCAC
Coding sequences within it:
- the ectB gene encoding diaminobutyrate--2-oxoglutarate transaminase, whose product is MTITQPDLSVFETLESEVRSYCRGWPTVFDRAHGSRMYDEDGHEYLDFFAGAGSLNYGHNNPVLKRALIDYLERDGVTHGLDMSTTAKRAFLESFQNWILRPRDLPYKVMFPGPTGTNAVESALKLARKVKGRESIVSFTNAFHGMSLGSLAVTGNAFKRAGAGIPLVHGTPMPFDNYFDGAVEDFLWFERLLEDQGSGLNKPAAVIVETVQGEGGINVARPEWLRALAELCERQDMLLIVDDIQMGCGRTGAFFSFEEAGITPDIVTVSKSISGYGLPMALTLFKPELDIWEPGEHNGTFRGNNPAFVTATAALEAYWADGSAMEKQTRARGEQVEQAMAAISEENPAAVKEYRGRGLVWGMEFHDKARAGRIAARAFELGLLIETSGPEGEVVKLLPALTITPEELDEGLTTLARAVRETA
- a CDS encoding ectoine synthase, producing the protein MIVRSFKEIEGTDRHVKSASGTWESKRIVLAKENVGFSLHETILYTGTETTMWYANHIEAVVCVEGEAELTDHDSGLTHTITPGTMYLLDGHEKHTLRVKKDFRCLCVFNPPVTGREDHDENGVYPLLTEEV
- the thpD gene encoding ectoine hydroxylase, with amino-acid sequence MTTATTSTQTHVPDLYPTRGNAEVLTPRQDPVVWGAPDAPGPIAPADLGSFERDGFLAIDQLITDDEVTVYRDELNRLVSDPAIRADDRSVVEPQSKEIRSVFEVHRISEVFARLVRDERVVGRARQILGSDVYVHQSRINVKPGFGASGFYWHSDFETWHAEDGLPRMRAVSVSIALTENLDTNGGLMIMPGSHKTFLGCAGATPKDNYKKSLQMQDAGIPTDEGLTSLASEYGIKLFTGRAGSATWFDCNCMHGSGDNITPFPRSNVFIVFNSVDNTAVEPFAAPVRRPDYIGARDFTPVK
- a CDS encoding aminotransferase class V-fold PLP-dependent enzyme codes for the protein MKNLETFEHLVRAEFTPKSTFLNTATNALLPARTVTALQDAVRLRAEGRPLDPLYDDVEASRAAYARLAGVPVERVAVGATVTLYTALIAASLRPGAEVLTVENDFASVVNPFHVRGDLKVRAVPLERLAESVGPDTALVAVSAVQSADGRIADLPALREAAREHGARTYVDLSQAIGWLPVDADGFDYSVAIVYKWLLGPHGGAFLAVPEDFGDLAPVQSAWAAAEKPWESAYGPVAELAHSARRFDTSPALFTYAGLRASLELIEEIGVDAVHAHDVSLADRFRAGLVALGHEPVPAPGSAIVSVPGLDRLQPELSRAGFALSARAGRLRASFHLYNTPADVDRLLEALPG
- a CDS encoding DsbA family oxidoreductase, which encodes MRVEIWSDIACPWCYVGKARFEKALGEFPHRDDVEVVHRSFELDPGRAKDDIQPVLSMLTQKYGMSQAQAEAGEDNLGAQAAAEGLPYRTRGRDHGGTLDMHRLLHFAREKGRQVELLDLLYKANFAEERSVFGDDERLLELAGAAGLDTDAARAVLADPDAYAAEVREDQREAAELGARGVPFFVLDRTYGVSGAQPAEVFTQALTQAWDARPQLKIVEGEAEACGPDGCAVPQT
- a CDS encoding GNAT family N-acetyltransferase: MTTTHRTADSPVIRTALAAEAADIAALHLRARSTYYPDGIPDDGTDWPAVWREAIARPDGRVLCAVRDGRLTGLASFRTPPGAPAGTVKLFQFHVDPGHWRTGTGTALHTACVAEWRANGLRTAVLDVHVDNHRAQAFYARLGWTPDPAHLPAPDDHHLFLRFAVPGE
- a CDS encoding DUF1349 domain-containing protein, whose translation is MDVELPQLPFPLRTYGPDGHWSHEDGILTGWAGPRQDRFVPPTGESLDSAADAPRLLGAPEGDFQLIARVTVGFSAAFDAGVLYVHTGERNWAKLCLEYSPDVPTVCTVVTRGHSDDANSFTVDGSSVWLRVSRTGRAFAFHASLDGEHWTFVRLFTLDAEKETGAALVGFMTQSPMGEGCVVTYDHIEFRPNWPQDLRDGN
- a CDS encoding aldehyde dehydrogenase (NADP(+)), whose translation is MAAAPVWSVDPRTGKQREQVAVEATAQEVDATVRAAHEARGALADRTVRSAFLRSAAGELEAAKGTLVEVADAETALGPVRLNGELARTCYQLRAFADLVDEGAFLDVVINHPDDTATPPVPDLRRHKVPLGVVAVYSASNFPFAFSVPGGDTASALAAGCPVVVKAHPDHPGLSELVAKVLRRAAARHDIPEGVLGLVHGFEAGVELVRHPLVTAAGFTGSVRGGRALFDAAAARPVPIPFHGELGSLNPVLVTEAAAAERAEEIGAGLAGSMTLGVGQFCVKPGLVLAPAGAAGDRLVKSLTDAVSDTDAGVLLDHRMRDNFVAGVAERAQLPDVESPVTPGAGGEHTVSAGFLTVPASRLAAEGEHDLLLEECFGPVTVVVRYEDDAEVRSVLTRLPGNLTATVHLSEEEGAGQGRGAEILDELTPLAGRVLVNAWPTGVAVAPAQHHGGPYPATTSTSTSVGGTAIERWLRPVAYQNTPQALLPQELRDDNPLGLPRRFNGRLER
- a CDS encoding IclR family transcriptional regulator; the encoded protein is MSAGETGGGAQVKSAVRTVELLEYFAGRPGMHSLATVQEAVGYPKSSLYMLLRTLVDLGWVETDATGTRYGIGVRALLVGTSYIDGDEVVAAARPTLDRLSDDTTETIHLARLDGTNVVYLATRQSQHYLRPFTRVGRRLPAHSTSLGKALLSTYTDEQVRKMLPQTLPALTEHTITDREKLIGELHQVREQGFAVDREENTLGLRCFGVAIPYRTPARDAISCSVPVARLTPAHEQMVKDALFDARDRLTLATRRL
- a CDS encoding GNAT family N-acetyltransferase, which codes for MTGPEIALRAVHDSDLPVFYRRSNDPESLRMAAFTAEDPADREAFEAHWARIRTAPDVVARTVLCDGDVVGHAAVYGTVGGREVTYWVDRAYWGRGIATAALRALPAEVTERPLHARVAADNARSLRVLEKCGFRVVARETGYAPARGAETDELVLVRVLATAG